The Microvirga thermotolerans sequence CTTGCGCCAGCGCTCGCGCTCCTCGTCGCTCAGCTTGATGATGGTGTGGCCGGCCTGCTCGGCCTCCTTGCGGCCCGCCTCGTCCCACTTGTTCCACCAGGCGCCGAACTTCGCGACCAGGGCGTCGCCCGATGCCTGATCGATGCACTTGCGCACGTTCTCCGGCAGCGAGTCGTACTTGCGCTGGTTCATCACGAAGAAGAAGGGAACCGTGTAGGTGCCGGCCTCCAGGTGGTACTTCAGGACCTCGTTGAGCCCGTAGGACTTCACCGGATCCCAGGGGAAGACCGTGCCGTCGATGACGTTCTTCTGGATGTTCTCGTAGACCTCGCCGGGCGGCAGGCCCTGAGGCGTGGCGCCGAGGGCGGTCAGCATCTCGGAGACGGCGGGGCTCGGCGTGCGCAGGCGCAGGCCCTTCAGGTCCTCCATCTTCTCGACCTTCTTGTTCGAGGTATGGATGAGGCCGCCGTTGTGCGCGTGGAGCGCCAGCACCTTCAGGCCCTTGTACTCGGGGGCGAGATATTCCGGATACATCTCCCAGAGGGTCTTGCTGGCCGCGCCCGCGTCCTTCGTCATGAAGGGCAGCTCGATCAGCGACGTCCGCGGAAAGCGCCCGCGCGGCGTCCCGTGCAGGCCGTGGGCGATGTCGACCACGCCGGCGAGCACCTGCTCCTGCTGCTTGGCGATGTTGCCGAGCTGGGTGCCGCCGGGGAAGATCTCGAACTTCACCGCCCCGCCCGTGCACTGGGTGACCTGCTCCGTCCACGGCACGATGAAGTCCGTATGAATGCCGTGAACCGGCGGCAGGTAGTGGCTGAGCTTCAGGGTCGTCTGCGCCGCCGCCGGCATGGTGGCGGCGCACAGCGCGGTCGCGGCCAGAGCCGCCAGCTTCGTCAACGATTTCATTGGGTCCTCCCGGATTTGCCGCGATCTTGCGGATTCTGATTTCGGATTCCAATAGGAATGTGGGCCATGACGTAGCGTCGCCGCCCGCGCCTCACAGGGCGAGGGAGAGCTTGCCGCTCCTGGCCCGCGAGCAGCAGACCATCATGCGCCGGTTCTCCGCCCGCTCGGACTGGGTGAGAACCTTGTCGCGATGGTCGACCTCCCCCTCGATCAGGTTGACCTCGCAGGTTCCGCAAAGCCCTTCCTCGCAGTCGCTCGGCACGTCGACGCCGACCGCGCGCAGGGCCTGGAGAACCGTCTGGTCGGGCGGCACGTGGACCGTCAGGCCGGAATCCCTGAGCTCGACGTCGAAGCCGATTTCCCTGCTCGGGTCGAGCTGCGTGCCGGCCGAGCTGAAATGCTCCACATGCAGCATGCCGTCCGGCCAGCCCTCCGCGAGCCTCTCCAGATGGGTCAGGAGCCGCTCCGGGCCGCAGGCATAGACCTGCGTCCCGGGCTTCGCGTCGCGGGTGAGCGCCTCCAGATCGAGGCGCCGGCCCTCGCACGAGGGGTAGAGATGCAGGCGCTCGCCGTGGTCGCGCCGCAGCCGCTCCACGAAGGCCATGGTCTCGAGCGCGCGGCCGGCATAGTGGATCGCATAGTCCTTGCCGAGACGCTTCAACCTGTCGGCCATGGCGACGATGGGCGTGATGCCGATGCCGCCGGCCACGAGCAGATAGGAGGAGGCGCCCTCCTCGAGGCGGAAGTGGTTCTTGGGCCCGCCGATCCGGACGAGCATGTCCGGGCGGATCCGCTCGTGGATGAAGGCCGAGCCGCCGCGCCCCTGCGGGTCGCGGAGAACGGCGATCTGGAAGGTGTACGGGTCGTCCTGGTCGCCGCAGAGGGAGTACTTGCGCACATAGTCGCCGATCGTCACGTCGAGATGCGCGCCGGGGCTCCAGCGCGGCAGCCTGCGGCCCCTCGGATCCT is a genomic window containing:
- a CDS encoding TRAP transporter substrate-binding protein, which produces MKSLTKLAALAATALCAATMPAAAQTTLKLSHYLPPVHGIHTDFIVPWTEQVTQCTGGAVKFEIFPGGTQLGNIAKQQEQVLAGVVDIAHGLHGTPRGRFPRTSLIELPFMTKDAGAASKTLWEMYPEYLAPEYKGLKVLALHAHNGGLIHTSNKKVEKMEDLKGLRLRTPSPAVSEMLTALGATPQGLPPGEVYENIQKNVIDGTVFPWDPVKSYGLNEVLKYHLEAGTYTVPFFFVMNQRKYDSLPENVRKCIDQASGDALVAKFGAWWNKWDEAGRKEAEQAGHTIIKLSDEERERWRKALQPTIDAYIKQTSAQVENAQQIVDEMRKRLAQKEK